A genomic window from Hirundo rustica isolate bHirRus1 chromosome 14, bHirRus1.pri.v3, whole genome shotgun sequence includes:
- the NHP2 gene encoding H/ACA ribonucleoprotein complex subunit 2 has product MAREKPEAAEAEATPELSYREQLEFLNPIAQPLASRKLTRKLLKCIRKATKQKQIRRGVKEVQKFINKGEKGIAVLAGDTLPIDVYCHIPIMCEDRSLPYAYVPSKTDLGLAAGSKRPTCVILIKPHEEYQEAYDECLEEVSALPLPL; this is encoded by the exons ATGGCGCGGGAGAAGCCGGAGGCGGCCGAGGCGGAGGCGACACCGGAGCTCTCGTACCGGGAGCAGCTCGAATTCCTGAACCCCATCGCGCAGCCCCTCGCCTCCCGCAAGCTCACGCGAAAGCTCCTCAAGTGCATCAGGAAAG CGACCAAGCAGAAGCAGATCCGCCGCGGCGTGAAGGAGGTGCAGAAGTTCATCAACAAGGGCGAGAAGGG GATCGCGGTGCTGGCCGGAGACACGCTGCCCATCGATGTCTACTGCCACATCCCCATCATGTGCGAGGACAGGAGCCTCCCGTATGCCTACGTCCCGTCCAAAACG GACCTGGGACTTGCAGCCGGCTCCAAGCGCCCGACCTGTGTCATCTTGATCAAGCCGCACGAGGAGTACCAGGAGGCGTACGACGAGTGCCTGGAGGAGGTGTCGGCGCTGCCCCTGCCGCTGTGa